One genomic window of Candidatus Pseudobacter hemicellulosilyticus includes the following:
- a CDS encoding DNA polymerase III subunit gamma/tau, whose translation MDKFIVSARKYRPQTFDTVVGQGHITTTLKNAIRNQHLAHAFLFCGPRGVGKTTCARILAKTINCENAGSDGEACNKCHSCVSFNEGTSLNIHELDAASNNSVDDIRTLVEQVRFAPQAGAYKVYIIDEVHMLSSSAFNAFLKTLEEPPSYAIFILATTEKHKILPTILSRCQIFDFKRITTNDTVEHLEAICQKESVDAEKAALHLIAQKSEGCMRDALSIMDKIVSFTNGTVSYHNTLEHLNILDADYYFKLMDCMMRQDLGGAMLLYDDIDRKGFEGDLVLNGFAEFIRNLLVCKDEKIANLLQVVESFKDRYIAMAKQVPAAWLISALNILNETEINFKAARNKRLHIELALIKLAYLQQAIELAGGEEAGKKKVVETARPVAFRQLPVMEAQAAKKAAAKPTPQQGGARLMIEEPAPAGNSGASATAKQATAAPPSTGNSSAGSSPSQQTTTTVTSKAAPAASNFAAQAGTATATGKLNMLQNIRQQFAGKAPEQMAAAIPLTEETLQQQWEAYTQLLRDNKNPAAQSFVMARLRINHESNFEVMTNNNLEQKFIEQERRQLSEFLVNAFNNRQLLFTIEVDGTVVFEHETAEPTLNSRQQYHAIVEQYPLVKELREKLRLELDF comes from the coding sequence ATGGACAAGTTTATCGTTTCGGCAAGAAAGTACAGGCCCCAGACCTTTGACACCGTTGTGGGCCAGGGGCATATTACCACTACCCTTAAGAATGCGATCAGGAACCAGCACCTGGCGCATGCCTTCCTGTTCTGCGGCCCCCGCGGCGTGGGCAAAACCACCTGTGCCCGGATCCTGGCCAAGACGATCAATTGTGAAAATGCCGGCAGTGATGGAGAAGCCTGTAACAAGTGCCACTCCTGTGTTTCCTTTAACGAAGGGACCTCCCTGAATATCCATGAGCTGGATGCTGCCAGCAACAACTCGGTAGATGATATCCGCACCCTGGTGGAGCAGGTCCGCTTTGCCCCCCAGGCCGGTGCGTACAAAGTATATATCATTGATGAGGTGCATATGCTCAGCTCTTCGGCCTTCAACGCCTTCCTGAAAACACTGGAAGAACCCCCTTCCTACGCTATTTTCATCCTGGCTACTACCGAAAAGCACAAGATCCTGCCCACCATCCTGAGCCGTTGCCAGATCTTCGATTTCAAACGCATCACTACCAATGATACAGTAGAACACCTGGAAGCTATCTGCCAGAAGGAAAGCGTGGATGCTGAAAAAGCCGCCCTGCACCTCATTGCCCAGAAAAGCGAAGGCTGCATGCGGGATGCACTCAGCATCATGGATAAGATCGTGAGCTTTACCAATGGCACCGTCAGCTACCATAATACGCTGGAACACCTGAATATCCTGGATGCCGATTATTATTTCAAACTGATGGACTGCATGATGCGCCAGGACCTCGGCGGTGCTATGCTGCTCTATGATGATATAGACCGCAAAGGCTTTGAGGGCGACCTGGTCCTGAACGGCTTTGCCGAATTCATCCGCAACCTGCTGGTCTGCAAGGACGAGAAGATCGCCAACCTGCTGCAGGTAGTGGAGAGCTTCAAAGACCGTTATATTGCCATGGCCAAACAGGTGCCTGCGGCCTGGCTGATCAGTGCGCTCAACATCCTCAACGAAACCGAGATCAACTTCAAGGCGGCACGTAACAAACGCCTGCATATTGAACTGGCCCTGATCAAGCTGGCCTATCTCCAGCAGGCCATTGAACTGGCCGGCGGCGAGGAAGCTGGTAAAAAAAAAGTAGTTGAAACAGCGCGGCCGGTAGCTTTCCGGCAATTGCCTGTAATGGAAGCGCAGGCAGCTAAAAAAGCTGCTGCCAAACCAACTCCCCAGCAGGGCGGCGCCAGACTGATGATTGAAGAACCGGCCCCCGCCGGCAATAGCGGCGCCTCCGCAACAGCAAAGCAGGCAACTGCAGCGCCCCCTTCAACCGGAAACAGTAGCGCCGGATCCAGCCCCAGCCAGCAGACAACCACCACTGTTACCAGCAAAGCCGCACCCGCAGCCAGCAATTTTGCGGCACAGGCCGGCACTGCCACTGCAACAGGCAAACTCAATATGCTGCAGAATATCAGGCAGCAGTTTGCCGGCAAGGCCCCGGAACAGATGGCCGCCGCCATTCCCCTCACCGAAGAAACCCTGCAGCAACAATGGGAAGCCTATACCCAGCTGCTCCGCGATAATAAGAACCCCGCCGCCCAGTCCTTTGTGATGGCCCGGCTCAGGATCAACCACGAAAGCAATTTCGAGGTGATGACCAATAATAACCTCGAACAGAAATTCATTGAGCAGGAACGCCGGCAACTGTCC
- a CDS encoding class I SAM-dependent rRNA methyltransferase, with protein MTKAILKRKISHRVMNGHPWIFANEVNTVDGEVKPGDIVEVVTHDRKFVGKGYINPQSQILVRLLTRNKQEVIDEEFFYRRLLQAWQYRQQLGYVENCRLVFGEADYLPQLIIDKFNDYFVIQTLALGIDVWKPAIVKALEKIFQPKGIYERNDVPVRELEGLPQVKGFLSAPFDTKISINENGLKFLVDIENGQKTGYFLDQQDNRRAIQHIVKDADVLGAFTYTGTFEIHAACYGAKSVLGLDISANAVAQANVNAALNGVGDICKFQEENAFDVLKQWGKDGRQYDVVMLDPPSFTKTRDNIQKAITGYKEINLRGMKLVKPGGFLVTSSCTNLIQPEQFLEIIQMAARDARRNIRQVTFQAQAADHPIIWGWDNTQYLKFLIIQLL; from the coding sequence ATGACGAAAGCGATCCTTAAGAGAAAGATCAGCCACCGGGTGATGAACGGCCATCCCTGGATCTTTGCAAATGAAGTGAATACAGTGGATGGAGAAGTGAAGCCCGGCGATATTGTGGAAGTGGTGACCCATGACAGGAAGTTTGTTGGAAAGGGGTATATCAACCCCCAGTCGCAGATACTGGTGCGCCTGCTCACCCGCAATAAGCAGGAAGTGATTGATGAGGAATTCTTCTACCGCCGCCTGCTCCAGGCCTGGCAGTACCGCCAGCAGCTGGGTTATGTGGAGAACTGCCGCCTGGTCTTTGGTGAGGCTGATTACCTGCCCCAGCTTATTATTGACAAGTTCAATGATTATTTCGTGATCCAGACCCTGGCCCTCGGCATCGATGTCTGGAAGCCGGCCATTGTAAAAGCCCTGGAAAAGATCTTCCAGCCTAAAGGCATCTATGAGCGCAATGATGTGCCGGTCCGGGAACTGGAAGGACTGCCGCAGGTAAAAGGATTTTTATCGGCCCCCTTTGATACAAAGATCAGCATCAATGAAAATGGCCTGAAATTCCTGGTGGATATTGAGAACGGTCAGAAGACCGGTTATTTCCTGGACCAGCAGGATAACCGCCGCGCCATACAGCATATTGTAAAAGACGCCGATGTGCTGGGCGCCTTTACCTATACCGGCACTTTTGAGATCCATGCCGCCTGTTATGGCGCAAAGTCCGTACTGGGACTGGATATTTCCGCCAATGCCGTGGCGCAGGCCAATGTCAATGCAGCGCTCAACGGGGTGGGCGATATCTGCAAATTCCAGGAAGAAAACGCCTTTGACGTGTTGAAGCAATGGGGAAAGGATGGCCGCCAATATGATGTGGTGATGCTGGACCCGCCTTCTTTTACCAAGACCCGCGACAATATACAAAAAGCCATTACCGGCTATAAGGAGATCAACCTGCGGGGCATGAAGCTGGTGAAACCGGGTGGTTTCCTGGTCACTTCCAGCTGTACCAACCTGATCCAGCCCGAGCAGTTCCTGGAGATCATCCAGATGGCGGCCAGGGATGCACGCCGCAATATCCGCCAGGTCACTTTCCAGGCACAAGCTGCCGATCACCCAATTATCTGGGGCTGGGACAATACACAATACCTGAAATTTCTGATTATCCAGTTACTTTGA